A genomic window from Nitrospinota bacterium includes:
- a CDS encoding acetyl-CoA carboxylase carboxyltransferase subunit alpha, producing MQILDFERDIFALEKQIQDLVSLSHMYDSVGDITHEIAKLKKKLRHMKHDVFANLKGWQKTQVARHSDRPYTLDYLDRIFTDFQELHGDRHGGYGPSIVAGLAKFDDQSVMVIGHQKGREPAEKIRRNFGMSQPAGYRKALRLMKLAEKFDVPVITLIDTPGAYPGIDAEEKGQSEAIATNMYNMINLKVPIIVVVIGEGGSGGALAIGVGDRILMLEHSVYSVISPEGCASILWGDKKKVEQAAEALCMTASSLLKMNVIDEIVREPLGGAHRNHKQAAISLRKALRTNLKTLINSSPEELVQQRYEKFRAMGAFAKDEG from the coding sequence TTGCAAATTCTGGATTTTGAAAGAGACATATTTGCCCTGGAAAAGCAGATCCAGGATCTGGTTTCCTTGTCACACATGTACGACAGCGTGGGCGACATCACTCACGAAATCGCTAAGCTCAAGAAAAAGCTAAGGCATATGAAGCACGATGTCTTTGCCAACCTGAAAGGCTGGCAAAAGACTCAGGTTGCCCGACACTCGGACCGGCCTTATACGCTGGATTATCTTGACCGGATTTTTACAGATTTTCAAGAACTGCATGGAGACCGTCATGGCGGCTATGGTCCTTCCATCGTGGCAGGCCTGGCCAAATTTGATGACCAATCCGTGATGGTGATCGGCCACCAAAAAGGCAGGGAACCTGCAGAAAAAATCCGCCGGAATTTCGGCATGTCTCAGCCTGCGGGGTACCGCAAGGCCCTGCGATTGATGAAACTGGCGGAGAAATTTGATGTGCCTGTCATCACTCTCATAGATACCCCTGGCGCTTATCCGGGAATCGACGCTGAAGAAAAAGGCCAGTCGGAAGCCATCGCGACCAACATGTACAATATGATCAATCTAAAAGTTCCCATCATCGTGGTTGTGATCGGCGAAGGAGGGTCGGGAGGGGCGCTGGCCATCGGTGTGGGGGACCGGATATTAATGCTGGAGCATTCCGTTTACTCAGTGATTTCACCGGAAGGGTGCGCTTCTATCTTGTGGGGCGATAAAAAGAAAGTGGAACAGGCAGCGGAAGCCTTGTGCATGACGGCTAGCAGTCTTTTGAAGATGAATGTCATCGATGAAATTGTCCGCGAGCCTCTGGGGGGCGCTCATCGAAATCATAAGCAGGCGGCTATTAGTTTAAGAAAAGCGCTTCGCACCAATTTGAAGACGCTGATTAACTCTTCTCCCGAAGAACTCGTTCAGCAGAGGTACGAAAAGTTTCGCGCCATGGGCGCTTTTGCTAAAGATGAAGGATAA